One window of Phycisphaeraceae bacterium genomic DNA carries:
- a CDS encoding elongation factor 4: protein MPEPSQTGAHPPDHIRNFSIIAHIDHGKSTLADRLLQATNAVSAREAKEQILDSMDIERERGITIKASAVTVFHRHKPGTKSDELETEYESPMDDSAPESGDGSNHKTKKGESADSHGELYMLNFIDTPGHVDFNYEVARALKACDGAILVVDSTQGVQAQTLVNAYLAVNENLTIVPVINKIDLPSARPDEVAEEIEQTLGFDAADAIFVSAKTGQGLPELLAAICEKFPAPRKPVVKQLRALIFDAVYDDYRGVIVYARIFDGELKVGDKIRMMGIGRSFLVTEIGKMNPKPYRLPGGKVGPGETCYIVAAIRTLKDVRIGDTITLEVDPATEALPGYQPPRQMVFCDFYPATTEDGKGSDFEELREAVEKLSLNDSSFTFAPVHSEALGFGFRCGFLGLLHMDIIQERLEREGGVEIIQTAPTVSYHVLVRGTDTITGANGQSLKPVDPESPFIAGMDGKGVPANFQLLEVHNPADLPSLSFVEEIREPVCRVEIMVPKEYIGDIMKLCLDRRGTYKNQQFVSAGRELLQFEIPLAEIIYDFFDKMKGLTSGYGTMDYEVIGYRADDLNKMDILINGDPVEALAIIVHRQKAEGRGRHLIARLKEQIPRHQFEIPLQAAIGSRIIARETIKAFRKNVLAKCYGGDVSRKRKLLEKQKEGKKRMKNVGSVTIPQEAFMTVLDQGD, encoded by the coding sequence ATGCCCGAACCGTCCCAAACCGGAGCGCATCCTCCGGATCACATCCGTAATTTCTCGATCATCGCCCACATCGATCACGGGAAGTCCACGCTCGCCGACCGCCTCCTCCAGGCCACCAACGCCGTTTCCGCGCGCGAAGCCAAAGAGCAAATCCTGGATTCGATGGACATTGAGCGCGAGCGCGGCATCACCATCAAGGCCTCCGCCGTCACCGTCTTCCATCGCCACAAGCCCGGCACCAAGTCCGACGAACTCGAGACCGAATACGAATCGCCGATGGACGATTCCGCCCCGGAGAGCGGCGACGGCTCGAACCACAAGACGAAGAAGGGCGAGTCCGCCGATTCTCACGGCGAGCTCTACATGCTCAACTTCATCGATACCCCCGGCCACGTTGACTTCAACTACGAAGTCGCCCGCGCGCTCAAGGCCTGCGACGGCGCGATCCTCGTTGTTGACAGCACACAGGGCGTGCAGGCGCAGACGCTGGTGAACGCCTACCTCGCCGTCAACGAGAATCTGACGATCGTTCCCGTCATCAACAAGATCGATCTCCCCTCCGCGCGCCCCGATGAAGTTGCCGAAGAAATCGAGCAGACTCTCGGCTTCGACGCCGCCGACGCGATCTTCGTCTCCGCCAAAACCGGCCAGGGTCTCCCCGAACTTCTCGCCGCCATCTGCGAAAAGTTCCCGGCTCCCCGGAAACCAGTCGTCAAGCAGCTCCGCGCGCTCATCTTCGACGCCGTCTACGACGACTACCGGGGCGTCATCGTCTACGCCCGTATCTTCGACGGCGAACTCAAAGTCGGCGACAAGATCCGTATGATGGGCATCGGCCGCTCGTTCCTCGTCACCGAGATCGGCAAGATGAACCCCAAGCCCTACCGCCTCCCCGGCGGCAAAGTGGGCCCGGGCGAAACCTGCTACATCGTCGCCGCCATCCGCACGCTCAAAGACGTGCGCATCGGCGACACCATCACGCTCGAGGTTGACCCTGCGACCGAAGCGCTCCCCGGCTATCAGCCGCCGCGCCAGATGGTCTTCTGTGATTTCTATCCCGCGACCACCGAAGACGGTAAAGGTTCGGACTTCGAAGAACTGCGTGAGGCGGTTGAAAAGCTCTCCCTGAACGATTCCTCCTTTACATTCGCGCCCGTCCACTCCGAAGCGCTCGGCTTCGGTTTTCGCTGCGGATTCCTCGGCCTGCTCCACATGGACATCATCCAGGAGCGCCTCGAGCGCGAAGGCGGCGTCGAGATCATCCAGACCGCCCCCACCGTTTCCTACCACGTGCTCGTCCGCGGCACGGACACCATCACCGGCGCCAACGGCCAATCGCTCAAGCCGGTCGATCCCGAATCTCCGTTCATCGCCGGCATGGACGGCAAGGGCGTGCCCGCGAACTTCCAGTTGCTCGAAGTGCACAACCCGGCCGACCTGCCGAGTCTTTCGTTCGTTGAAGAAATCCGCGAGCCGGTCTGCCGCGTCGAGATCATGGTCCCGAAGGAATACATCGGCGACATCATGAAGCTCTGCCTCGACCGGCGCGGCACCTACAAAAACCAGCAGTTTGTCTCCGCCGGCCGCGAGCTGCTGCAGTTCGAGATTCCGCTTGCTGAGATCATCTACGACTTCTTCGACAAGATGAAAGGCCTGACGAGCGGGTACGGCACGATGGACTACGAGGTGATCGGGTATCGAGCGGACGACCTCAACAAGATGGACATCCTCATCAACGGCGATCCGGTGGAAGCGCTCGCGATCATCGTCCATCGCCAGAAGGCCGAAGGCCGCGGCAGACACCTGATCGCGCGCCTCAAAGAACAGATCCCCCGCCACCAGTTCGAGATTCCGTTGCAGGCCGCCATCGGCTCGCGCATCATCGCCCGCGAAACCATCAAGGCCTTCCGCAAGAACGTCCTCGCCAAGTGCTACGGCGGCGACGTTTCGCGCAAACGCAAACTGCTCGAAAAGCAGAAGGAAGGCAAGAAGCGGATGAAGAACGTGGGGAGCGTGACGATCCCGCAGGAAGCGTTCATGACGGTTTTGGATCAGGGGGACTGA